In Rutidosis leptorrhynchoides isolate AG116_Rl617_1_P2 chromosome 2, CSIRO_AGI_Rlap_v1, whole genome shotgun sequence, one genomic interval encodes:
- the LOC139894256 gene encoding uncharacterized protein: MPAINANQGDEVKWVSSDGKLNEYSTSRAWMDMKFNREKVNWSKLVWFSQNIPRHAFILWVAANKKLTTQDRLESWLVSNDKLYAFCNQVKDSHTHLFIECQYAKDVWDHFRNKADLDDVIDIMYNGGIMWTDLFNMLANKKCSKSIWSIIRRLVVAAIIYHIWQERNDRLFKAGQRNVNTLCKHIEEVVRLRLMGLKILKSHLSVVAAGIWKFKVMDVNQKQNVSSNQ; encoded by the coding sequence ATGCCTGCAATTAATGCTAATCAAGGAGATGAGGTCAAGTGGGTTTCTAGTGATGGTAAGCTTAATGAGTATAGTACAAGTAGAGCTTGGATGGATATGAAGTTCAACAGAGAAAAAGTGAATTGGAGCAAACTAGTGTGGTTTTCTCAAAATATTCCCAGGCATGCCTTCATTCTCTGGGTTGCAGCTAATAAGAAATTGACTACTCAAGACAGGCTTGAAAGTTGGCTGGTCAGTAATGACAAACTTTATGCTTTCTGTAATCAAGTCAAAGACTCACACACCCACCTTTTCATTGAATGTCAGTATGCTAAAGATGTGTGGGATCACTTCAGAAACAAAGCTGATTTGGAtgatgtgattgatattatgtataatggtGGTATTATGTGGACGGATCTATTTAATATGCTAGCCAATAAAAAATGTAGTAAATCTATTTGGAGCATCATTAGAAGACTGGTGGTGGCTGCAATTATCTACCACATTTGGCAGGAAAGAAATGATAGGCTTTTTAAAGCTGGCCAAAGGAATGTTAATACTTTATGTAAACACATTGAAGAGGTTGTTAGATTAAGGCTCATGGGGCTTAAAATCCTTAAATCTCATCTTTCTGTTGTTGCAGCTGGTATTTGGAAGTTTAAAGTTATGGATGTCAACCAAAAACAAAATGTTAGCTCAAATCAATGA